AGACAATTAACGTTTGCTGCATTTTCCATTCAGTTCCATTCTTAAAATTGATACAGCGCCATTAACTCGAGGTGCTTGCGGAAGACAGGTGTGTTTCTGATAAACatctcaccccccacacacacacaacacacacctgtgagtaGGCCAAAGAACCGCTGGTCGATGtagattctcacacacacacacacacacacacacacacacacacacacacacacacacacacacacacacacacacacacaccatacacacgtatacacacacacacacacacacacacacaccatacacacacacacacacacacacacacacacacacacacacacacacacctgtgcgtAAGCTAAATAAACAACGTGCCCATTGATCAGCCTCAAAGTGGTAGCAGTCGATGTGTCCCACCAGGATAAGGAtgctcacatagacacacacaccatacacacacatatgcacatacacacacagacacaggcacacacacacacctgtgagtaGGCTAAACGAACAGCGCGTCCACTGGTCGTCGTCAATGTGGTAGCAGTCGATGTGTCGCACCAGAATGCGGTCATTGTTGTAGTCCAGGTCGTTTCCGCCCAGCACGTAGAGCTGTCTCCCCACGGCCGCCATCACATGATACACACGCCTCTGCAGCATGGAGCTACGCGCTAACCACtggtcctgagagagagagagagagacgataaGAAGAAGAATGAGAAGACACTTCAGGAATGGATCTGCAAATGTATAGAATACACTatctatatatttgtatatttggaCGCATAGTTGTATATATtcactatatttatatatttgtattttcatctatgtttgtgtctgtttgtggtgtggtgtagtgaggTGTCTGAGCATGGTGTTGAAGTCTATTTGTTGAAGTGTATGCAGAGCTGTATGACTGTGAATGTGCACGTGTTTGCATCCGTGTGTcaaagggtgtgtttgtgcttttgtgtggaagaatgtacatacacacttgtgtgagataattgtgtgtgtgagagagacagcgagagagcaggttaatgtgtgtgtgtgtgtgtgtgtgtgtgtgtgtgtgtgtgtgtgtgtgtgtgtgtgtgtgtgtgtgtgtgtagagtgaagCTGACGGGTGGCCATCTGTTGAGGGtagtgtgggtggggggttggtgtTTCTGCCAGGTGAATGTGAAGCCCCGGTGAATACCAATGaatctctctactctctacaactctctttctcatcccccccctccctctctctctctcaactctttactgccctctctcctctctctctttctttgtcaactgctcttcctctctcccttcctccatctcactcctctctttttctccctctttcttgaTATCCCCCCCTctgttctcttccctctctccttcttgccctctctccctctttcattccctctctctcttcctgtcttaaCTCAACACATCTGGTTTCCCCTGCAGTTATAGTAGATGTTAACCATGTCTTCTTTAACTCGGGCCAGGCCACAACACATCATCTTTTTCCCCACAAACATTCCTTCACATTCTCTCACTACCGGTTACCTGAGCAGGGTCATACACCATCAATCTGTTCTGATACTGGGCTGTATTTGTTACGCCACCTgtaaagcacgcacacacacacacacacacacacacacgcacacacgcacacagacagagagagagagagaccagcataCTGGTGAGCCAATAATTACAAGTACTAGTTGTGTCTATGAGCACTGGTTGTGTCTATAAGTACTAGTTGTGTCTATGAGCACTGGTTGTGTCTATGAGCACTGCTTGTGTCTATGAGCACTGGTTGTGTCTATGAGTACTGCTTGTGTCTATGAGTACTGGTTGTGTCTATGAGCACTGCTTGTGTCTATGAGCACTGGTTGTGTCTATGAGTACTGCTTGTGTCTATGAGTACTGCTTGTGTCTATGAGCACTGGTAGCTCTGGTTGATCAATACAGCTGGTGTAATAATAAAGGAAAGCATTTTCAAGTGTTCCGGCTGTGGAATACTCAAACTCATTACCATACATTAATGCACTGCCCTTTAAGACAAGACTTGTGTAAATGCAGAGGTGGACATCACACATTCCTATGGGTACTGGGGTTGACTGGCAGGGCATGCATTCTCATTACACTGGATGCGTTACTCAAGCTGTGGCCTTCACAAAATATGATATGATCAACACAGTGATCAAATGACAGATAGGACAATATGATGGTGTCATGATATTTTGCATACGATACAATATTATTGAGACTCTTTTGACAATGCAGTAAGTACTGCAATTCTGTACAATAAACTGTGACTTATTTCTCCCATATATCACGTGTCGTATACTGGGAGTCTTTGCAGCCAGCCTAGCGTGGAGAATTTGTTCCAGACTCTGACTTCCTTTTCCAGTTTCCGCTGTGATGCAAGAGAAGAACAAGGTCTTGCACCATATTGTGGATTTTAGAAGCAATGTTACCAGCTGATGTATTTcacaacattaaataaataaatattgcgaTACTTGGTACTTGGCCATGGTATCGGTTTTATATTGTGGCGAAACATACTGACTACTCGATACTAATACTACACTCTATCGATTTCTTCTCCCACCTCTAATATGAAGGTTATTGAATCAATGTTTGTATAGATTGTGTTTTGACAGCATCACTCTTTTAcagttttgtctgttttttctgtAAAGTGTGTTAGAGTTAGGGTTGTGGTGTGTACCTGACACCCAGAGCAGGCCGTCAGCGACACACCCCGCGTGGCAGGACAGCGAGCGGTCGAATGGCTGGACAAACATCCACTTGTTCCTTTTGGGGCAGTAACGCTCGACAGACGGCAGCACCTGCCTGAGCTCATTGCGGCCGCCCACGGCGAAGAGGAACTGTCCGAGCACGCCCAGAACAAAGTGCTCGCGGCACGCCTTCATGGGCGCGATGTCCGTCCAGCGGTTGGCGCGCAGGTCGTAGCGGCAGGCGCTCCTTACCGCGCACGTGCGCCCGTTGGTCTGTTCCACCTCGCCGCCCgccacaaacaggaagtgacccaTGACAGCCACACAGTGGTGGCTCCGCCCGGCGGGCATGGGTGCCAGCTCGCTCCAGTCCGACCCCCCCGGCACCCGCACCCCCTGcatctgatgctgctgctgctgctggccccCCCCTTCGgtctgcacccccccacccccgggtCCGGCCGGGTTGAAGTAGCGCAGCTCTCGCACGCGACTGACCTCCCGCTTCCTCCCGCCGGCCACGTAGAGGGTGAGGGAGCGGAAGCGGGGTCGCGTGCGGGCCGTCTGGCGTAAGGGCTGGACGAAGGTGCCGCGCTGGTAATCCAGGGCCTCCTCCACCAGGCTGGCGTGCAAGAGAGGGTGCCCGTCCGAGAGGTGGTGCAGCACGGACGACTCCATCAGGCCGTAGCGCACGTGCTGGAGCAGGTCCTCGGCGTACTGGTAGCGACAGTCATGCTCCAGCCAACGCACCACcagctgagagagaggtggagagagagggagagagagatgggggggggggagaagaagaaggagggatagagagaatagaaaaaatacataaaacagaTATAACTGGATAcagaggggggacagagagacatcatatgagagagaagaagaacgaGTATGATAGTGAGTGATTGTGAAAATGAGTgttggagaggaagaaagataaacagacaagagatggagagatggagagacggagagagagtaatgaggagagagaaacagagggtaAAAGGAAAGTAACTGAGAGAAGCAGATGCACAATGTgaaaaagatagagacagagacagagagggagatgaagagagagagagggggtggtgagGGTGCTTGCAAGGGAGCTCATTAGTATTCCatgcggtgtgtgtgggggggggatcgGGAGATCAAACCGCTCGAGTGAAAAGGATATTGTGCAAAGCTTGGCGGGTGAGATGGACACTGCGCGTGCTTCCACATCACACAGATAGCTATTGTGTTCTCACAATACCCTTGCTTaatttcacacatatacacatgcacatacacacacacacacacacagtaacacacacacacacacacacacacacacacagtaacacacacacacacacagtaacacaaggGCAGAGGTGTATCCCTAGTCTGGGAAATAAATATGCAAATGGTTCACTGCAttaccttccacacacacacacacacacacacacatgcatacacatacccacacgtacccacacatacccacacacacacacactgcacagagtAGGAGGAGCAGGACAAAGGCGAGCTAATTGAACTTAAGAGCAATCTGAGGTTGTTTGGCAGCAGAGGCACGCAAGTGTGGGCGAGATGGCCACAGATAAACGATCTCGCTATCAGCCAAACAAAGTGGCTTTTAACACTATCAGCACACAGGCAGCAAACTTATtacagctgagctgagctgggcacgcacacacacacacacacacacacacacactcatgcctacAACCCTTTCTgtcacgcacatacatacagacaagaTAGAAGAGCACCCAAGTCACAGCATTACCCAAAGACAGTAGGAAGGTCACTATCACACTCAATCCTTTAATCCTTTCCCTTGCTTCTTTAGATCATTTCCCAAAACTACATCTCTACATTTTTTTATGTCCCAAACCAAAGATTTCTATCAGTGAACTATTTCTACGCCATAGAGGGGACATGACAGAAACACTAAAcgttacacaccaacacagcaaacacaccaactcaccaACACCTCTTTGCCTCACacaaccagaccagtccagTCCAGAAGATATACCGATGCGGTCAGCCCGGAACCAACAGAAGCCCACAtttatttaacatcttttctttCAAATGTTTTCCGTCTTTCTCCCTGTACACTTACACTCTTGCATTACACTCAGACATTGATCAAAATGTACAGAGGAAGGATACAAGCTCAGTGATGCATAGTTTTGATCTATGGATTttaactagggatgcaccgataccacttttttacaaaccgatacgagtacgagtattttaatttgtgtacttgccgataccgagtaccgataccgatacttcttagatttggtctccatgaaagtgcaattaatttggaggcagattttattttatcctctgcagattatgtcaagcctattgtacaaaattaacagaaggctatcccaagccaaaaataaacagagctttctggttttaacacacaaaaaaagccttcaaacagacaatatcatcacattagacaaaatgcaaatataaccagataaaggcaattcaatttgctgcatagttaacaacacagtctgcttaacaaaaagtgaacagaactattactggattagcacaagagcacatttcagttacaaaaggatcagaagaatctcctgctcaagtacac
The DNA window shown above is from Clupea harengus chromosome 11, Ch_v2.0.2, whole genome shotgun sequence and carries:
- the klhl32 gene encoding kelch-like protein 32, whose translation is MPSEPLLSSQDMLKGQRLCQSRSHQDSVLSALNQQRKDGLFCDVTLVAGEQKFHAHKAVLAACSDYFRIVLEPGVIQDVLAAGSHLQLLELLSLCSNYLIQELSSLNYLDLYRLADLFHLPALEEATVAFLVEHLAELQRSHQEEVLLLPYRLLREVLKSDRLTSLSEEEIWQLVVRWLEHDCRYQYAEDLLQHVRYGLMESSVLHHLSDGHPLLHASLVEEALDYQRGTFVQPLRQTARTRPRFRSLTLYVAGGRKREVSRVRELRYFNPAGPGGGGVQTEGGGQQQQQHQMQGVRVPGGSDWSELAPMPAGRSHHCVAVMGHFLFVAGGEVEQTNGRTCAVRSACRYDLRANRWTDIAPMKACREHFVLGVLGQFLFAVGGRNELRQVLPSVERYCPKRNKWMFVQPFDRSLSCHAGCVADGLLWVSGGVTNTAQYQNRLMVYDPAQDQWLARSSMLQRRVYHVMAAVGRQLYVLGGNDLDYNNDRILVRHIDCYHIDDDQWTRCSFSLLTGQNEAGVAVHEDRIYVVGGYSIWTNEPLACIQVLDVSSEGKEEVFYGPSLPFASNGIATCFLPAPHFSCPNLQTLQVPHHRIGTL